From Aricia agestis chromosome 11, ilAriAges1.1, whole genome shotgun sequence, a single genomic window includes:
- the LOC121731868 gene encoding uncharacterized protein LOC121731868: MGARERPGSTWNRCLHPVKINNYLISKYQPAALPEPLKPSLLAPRPGSTWNRYFHPVKINNYLISKYQPAALPEPLKPSLLAPRSGSTWNHCLHQVKSINYLISTYQPVALPEPLKPSLLAPRSGSTWNHCLHQVKSINYLISTYQPVALPEPLKPSHSAHM, translated from the exons ATGGGTGCGAGAGAGAG acCCGGAAGCACCTGGAATCGTTGCCTTCATCCAGTAAAGATCAACAACTACTTGATATCGAAGTATCAGCCGGCAGCTCTGCCGGAACCACTCAAACCTTCACTCCTGGCCCCGAG ACCCGGAAGCACCTGGAATCGTTACTTTCATCCAGTAAAGATCAACAACTACTTGATATCGAAGTATCAGCCGGCAGCTCTGCCGGAACCACTCAAACCTTCACTCCTGGCCCCGAG ATCCGGGAGCACCTGGAATCATTGCCTTCATCAAGTAAAGAGCATCAACTACTTGATATCGACGTATCAGCCGGTAGCTCTGCCGGAACCACTCAAACCTTCACTCCTGGCCCCGAG ATCCGGGAGCACCTGGAATCATTGCCTTCATCAAGTAAAGAGCATCAACTACTTGATATCGACGTATCAGCCGGTAGCTCTGCCGGAACCACTCAAACCATCACACTCAGCCCACATGTGA